The following coding sequences are from one Camarhynchus parvulus chromosome 1, STF_HiC, whole genome shotgun sequence window:
- the BRCA2 gene encoding breast cancer type 2 susceptibility protein isoform X1 — MLFNCSGNLMDKKMACEPVERPTFFEIFKAHCNESDLGPISLNWFEELSAEAPPYEPKSFGEVDGPSGWLDQTAFKTPRTKPSTYSQLASTPLLFKEQNAILPPSSPEKEPDQKKIGANRENLISPSNTRRKIDQENEMLTSPPGTFHNCLTASPTILRNTYRTPQRNNIPGPYGSLFYTPKLLEVRTPKCISESLGAEVDPDMSWSSSLATPPTLGETVIIARENDSVSEAKRQDGRADTILHNCFSKHDKCPGISDASMLSVPETVKLNAEDDIKDLESEVLDGLLGEMDSFEDTLNMPAESSGTLLLMPHALDAVEKYEINPDKTQQKGDVLSQQPNGRKNGISQEVKTNSWTENSHCTRVNGSLLQNTSEDTGDGKDGCLIGHEKEFESLRNAGDVHDYRTHKSFGNERPVKEGVHSPSSQWSQLNLSGLDETHLEMSVCSSPPSDLRREENLEEKLLLMAKDDAVETSVVNSSGLLKAQKLLSVDLSEKCCQMKNTENNPTSETTPVKSASLSVQDPELVKGCAAEVSKMSCLNCNSFLMEHANVTECSVVHSDKLSTHLKAASKSVITDVHPLTCSAKSPDNCDDLHLINSENTLTKPGFKNLKMLPSLRKKSKKFIYRLNNTLLYQEEKIQKEVTSESPTHSALPHLESDSYKFRGCLVASDVEQDHFLPAEEKLLESNTRTKNFSISTLKMDIMDKSSDNSFSDRLKQQDLRDLGENAGEDQPAASIKCLEVSNTLEEDTKNSSNNEILSNIKRNVLTSACLMARKCSKFLPKSCALGKGEEDKDMGAKVNDTSSVPQSLKELGSSPRDKELLVDIHSDSTSVTNSSSHNTLCQINFGITGVSSDCCNKLSPSKKHSADQRSGVDCREVPRPLGIKCSENDSTVLKQGEKTDAAAFSEDVANNEDPKPAENSKIPQAAAFSNVAVDISQELLDCVDNNSLNEVISAEDKQVAPMYSSKMPNKNLKCKGESSVTLNACSLNLGFSGFQTASNKQIKFSEASIAKGRMLFKDIENECFEASSMERVRNFSRQVQKENLLFSDSKSKLGSNLSDSSDSQASFLELRHTQFTPHKVGLCKSFSRTPQALQEASQTLTASQEAEIAELSSILEETGSQFEFTQFRKQSNTIQSHSLQQLGAVETNGTKNVENISETSKDVGACSTFKSENQVKNDKYCTQEEDTNEDTELVKNEKENAVVFHENDKKVTFTNLDINESRRSDESFPIAKQDSFSNFIGFTSAGGKKINISKAALSRSAELFRDLDDDNYLFKSSETGTGCRNSKGSMSSNSHFSRYLTKESKERTAHVSDFKSNNAVSHTGSISYHAQNKNDENTSTAFKENMENKAKISANNTENVSFSSINNINSLLATKNHKQNYKTSKQILTRGDDEGNLQDHSLDVTCLEDAVTIVEEHSLNTSYEMENQSPKQKGEDRKEDECLSPKLLAPGGDISIPDAALDHSLPLFSVQCGEGDVNVLENADKLKTNCKNMAEDTTHDKDLLVNERRIKISSYHHYQIPLEQEVNVGENEVEGSYLTGFHTASGKKIAIADGFLAKAEQFFADVDVGKEHNDNFENLIKKRECGKNCVKDCDLCIENVAQCDSEKLNFNEKLVAEELGDQFNQAIESSPIKHAATLDPAEGDTFVDLGEACEGSLVTSHAHKKADVRPGKPELESLKGQESDAHLSEDGKFLAEKKLDCSPRKRDDSGNIEDFPVHSAASLHLINVPHDLEDNCVPRDTKNTLFVEEGNNKADQSLLLDAKSCFYMNDDSKEFNLEHLNEPAADKNCFTDTIASTCQNQSQVSLFDEETSFNRLKETTLRAAKQRGDLKQTMFSTAKGKAVSVSESALASVRQMFQDCSEAVQYEIEPNSRKNQTEIARNSSVVLHTECPNSAQFLNAATSEEINSATSQFIEVNASTDEDSYQERNTSVDAKSASNSQKQSFEQNIKLLGHFVPNKQIKPSDASTSNFGFFSTAGGKPVQLSEESLRKARQLFSEMEGNHSPHVQEAFLVEEDVEKSKMHTEVLPRKMQVVSSKGEENTSPELISDSAFGFSTASGKQVKVSKDAYQKAKAILEESDYFLSSGLCTTDQLSSIKDSGECVKSSTDKVISEFKTEKSCNQDSDFKNICPQETKYFPSTHHVKMPKPTPYNQKNKQLASFKNNFQQEQTESFGKGQLNLWLKPESEAISCSATAKAEINTNLQSPKNYLEVEAEESARAFMEDSFSSSGVQINAAQTFSGRLDKNFQKKTFGKRHFEENNSLGEPPIKRQLLLEFNRTKNSPRSLKASKSTPDGIFKDRRKFMYHVPLKPITCQPFGSTKERHEVKNPTLTLPDQDFRGFQSKPAIFQHCALRHSSDSATGVSTPCKALAKDSEETKSLYKTGKTAKTFIPPFKTKLTFSACEQGSSSSRCDSPISKSMTKEMELNQIRAEQNTAGPQDQQPCIQHAADTDLGNGNLAMARMVTNLRCARDLQEMRIKKKCRQNIHSQPGTLYVIKTSASSRIPLKTAVEEKSPNFYSTEELYTYGVSKQCVQVNSTNAESFQFLIKDFFSNEYLLAGNGMQLADGGWLIPTDEGKAGKKEFYRALCDTPGVDPNLITEAWVYNHYRWIVWKLAAMEVSFPHEFANRCLTPEMVLLQLKYRYDLEVDKSKRSAIKKIMERDDAAGKTLVLCISKIISLNTVVSPSSSNKNMESKKAAALIEVTDGWYGIRALLDPPLKAFLDRRRLTVGQKIIVHGAELVGPQNGCTPLEAPDSLMLKISANSTRRVRWHTKLGFHRDPRPFPVPLASLYSEGGAVGCIDVVIQRTYPIQWMEKTSAGSYIFRNSRAEEREAAKHAEDQQKKLEALFAKIQAEYEKHEAERTSRTPRSRIVTRQQIHNLQDGAELYEAIQSASDPGYMEGYLSDDQLKALKAYRQLMNDKKQTQMQEQFKKALESAEQEANGCYKRDVSAVWRLYVVDYRKQEKHKGAVLSVWRPLPDVCSLLKEGARYRIFQLSASQPRGRADSTNVQLTATKKTQYLQLAVSQEMLVQIFFPRKALEFTSLLDPSFQPPCAEVDLVGVVISVSRTGFTTVVYLSDESYNLVAVKIWTDLRHLAIEDVVVRCSLISASNLQWQSEFKSEIPVLLAGDLSLFSASPKECYLQEKVNELRSVIENVPSFCSDAESKLMNLLGRNLLLTPSLPKRCGLESPSPSCSRAEDRSLISSRIEMKHPSPLSTSTPNMELVTPASAKTPSPATIKENYLKTSKKRKAMDFLSCIPAPPPLTPICSVISPSVKRAFQPPRSLGLQHGKSRKGTDQNIGLVTPCRKVRETVHLPENDLVADEELAMINTQALMNNLPEEKKMDSVNENRNATATTLSDDLSSRNSSRCTGEANNSSKAVLK, encoded by the exons AT gCTTTTCAACTGTTCTGGTAATTTAATGGATAAGAAAATGGCTTGCGAACCTGTGGAAAGACCaactttctttgaaatatttaaggcACATTGCAATGAATCAG ATTTAGGGCCCATCAGTCTTAATTGGTTTGAAGAACTCAGCGCAGAAGCACCCCCATATGAGCCCAAATCCTTTGGAGAGGTTGATGGGCCCTCTGGCTGGCTTGAtcaaacagcttttaaaactcCAAGGACAAAACCCTCTACATACAGTCAGCTGGCATCAACCCCACTGCTctttaaagaacaaaatgcaATATTGCCACCTTCTTCTCCTGAAAAAGAGccagatcagaaaaaaataggagcaa ATAGAGAGAATTTGATAAGCCCAAGtaacacaagaagaaaaatagaccaagaaaatgaaatgcttaCTTCTCCTCCTGGTACCTTCCACAACTGCCTCACTGCTAG tccAACTATTTTAAGGAATACTTACAGAACACCTCAGAGAAATAATATCCCTG GTCCATATGGAAGCTTGTTTTACACACCAAAACTTTTGGAG GTCAGAACtccaaaatgtatttctgaaagtCTGGGAGCAGAAGTGGATCCAGATATGTCCTGGTCAAGTTCTTTAGCCACACCTCCTACCCTTGGTGAAACTGTGATAATAG CTAGAGAGAATGATTCTGTTTCTGAAGCAAAGCGACAGGATGGAAGGGCTGATACA ATTTTGCACAACTGTTTTTCCAAGCATGATAAATGTCCTGGGATAAGTGATGCAAGTATGCTGTCTGTACCAGAGACAGTAAAGCTAAATGCTGAAGATGACATCAAAGATTTGG AGTCAGAGGTGTTAGATGGCTTACTGGGTGAGATGGATAGCTTTGAGGACACACTCAACATGCCAGCTGAATCCAGTGGAACTCTTCTGCTGATGCCACATGCTCTGGATGCAGTAGAGAAATATGAGATAAATCCAgataaaacacaacaaaaggGGGATGTTCTCTCTCAGCAGCCTAATGGAAGAAAGAATGGCATTTCACAGGAAGTCAAAACAAATAGCTGGACTGAAAACAGCCACTGTACTCGAGTGAACGGTTCTTTACTCCAAAACACCAGTGAAGATACAGGAGATGGTAAAGATGGCTGTTTAATAGGACATGAAAAGGAATTTGAGTCTCTTAGGAATGCAGGAGATGTGCATGATTATAGAACACACAAGTCCTTTGGGAATGAGAGGCCTGTGAAAGAAGGTGTGCACTCTCCATCAAGCCAGTGGTCTCAGCTGAACTTGTCTGGTCTTGACGAAACTCACCTGGAGATGTCTGTATGTAGCTCTCCACCCTCCGACTTGCGTAGGGAGgaaaatttagaagaaaagttATTACTAATGGCCAAGGATGATGCTGTGGAAACATCTGTAGTGAACTCTTCAGGCTTGTTAAAAGCACAAAAGCTGTTGAGTGTGGATTTGTCAGAAAAATGCTGTCaaatgaaaaacactgaaaacaaccCAACATCAGAAACAACTCCAGTAAAATCTGCGTCATTGAGTGTTCAAGATCCAGAGTTAGTAAAAGGATGTGCGGCTGAGGTTTCCAAAATGAGCTGCTTAAActgtaattcttttttaatggaACATGCAAATGTCACAGAGTGTTCTGTAGTCCACAGTGACAAGCTTTCCACACATTTAAAAGCAGCTTCCAAATCTGTCATAACTGATGTTCACCCACTTACGTGTAGTGCCAAATCTCCAGATAACTGTGATGACCTCCATTTAATAAATAGTGAAAATACTCTTACAAAGCCTGGTTTTAAAAACCTGAAGATGTTACCCAGTCTGAGAAAGAAGTCCAAGAAATTTATTTATAGACTAAATAATACTTTACTgtatcaagaagaaaaaatacaaaaagaagtAACCTCTGAATCACCTACTCATTCTGCATTGCCACATTTGGAATCTGATTCATACAAATTTAGAGGCTGTCTGGTGGCCAGTGATGTTGAACAAG ACCACTTTCTTCCTGCTGAGGAAAAGCTTTTGGAATCAAATACGAGGACAAAGAACTTCAGCatttctactttaaaaatgGATATAATGGATAAGTCATCTGATAATTCCTTCAGTGATAGGCTGAAACAACAAGACCTGAGAGACTTGGGGGAAAATGCAGGAGAGGATCAACCTGCTGCATCAATAAAATGCTTGGAAGTATCTAATACGCTGGAGGAAGACacaaaaaattcttcaaataaTGAGATTCTTTCAAATATAAAACGTAATGTTCTGACTTCAGCATGCCTAATGGCAAGAAAATGttccaaatttctccccaaaagcTGTGCTTTAGGGAAAGGTGAAGAAGATAAGGACATGGGTGCTAAGGTGAATGATACATCTTCTGTACCTCAGAGCCTGAAAGAGCTTGGGTCTTCTCCTAGGGACAAGGAACTCTTGGTTGATATTCACAGTGACTCTACATCTGTGACAAACAGCAGTTCCCATAATACATTGTGTCAAATCAACTTTGGTATAACTGGAGTCAGTAGTGACTGTTGCAATAAATTATCACCCAGTAAAAAGCATTCTGCAGACCAGAGGTCAGGAGTTGACTGTAGAGAAGTACCCAGACCCCTGGGAATAAAGTGCTCAGAAAATGACAGTACTGTATTAAAACAAGGGGAGAAAACAGATGCAGCTGCCTTTTCAGAGGATGTAGCCAACAATGAAGACCCAAAGccagctgaaaacagcaaaatcccTCAAGCAGCTGCATTCAGTAATGTAGCTGTAGACATTTCTCAAGAATTATTAGATTGTGTAGATAATAATTCTTTAAATGAAGTCATTTCTGCAGAAGATAAGCAAGTAGCACCAATGTATTCCAGCAAAATGCCAAACAAGAACCTAAAGTGTAAAGGGGAATCATCAGTGACACTTAATGCATGCAGTTTGAATCTGGGCTTCAGTGGCTTTCAGACTGCTTCTAATAAGCAGATTAAATTCTCTGAAGCCAGTATAGCAAAAGGCAGAATGCTGTTCAAAGATATTGAAAATGAATGCTTTGAAGCTTCTTCCATGGAAAGAGTCAGAAACTTTTCACGTCAagttcaaaaggaaaatttgctATTCTCAGATTCAAAAAGCAAGCTGGGCAGTAATTTATCTGATTCTTCAGATTCGCAGGCAAGTTTTCTTGAGCTCAGGCATACACAGTTTACTCCACATAAAGTTGGCTTGTGTAAAAGCTTTTCTAGAACTCCACAAGCCTTGCAAGAAGCAAGTCAAACCTTGACAGCAAGCCAAGAAGCTGAAATTGCTGAACTTTCCAGTATCTTGGAAGAAACAGGTAGTCAGTTTGAATTTACACAGTTTAGAAAGCAAAGTAACACAATACAAAGTCACAGCTTACAACAATTAGGAGCTGTAGAAACAAATGGAACAAAGAatgtagaaaatatttctgaaacaagCAAAGATGTGGGGGCTTGTAGCACTTTTAAATCGGAAAATCAAGTAAAAAATGACAAGTATTGTACTCAGGAGGAAGACACAAATGAAGACACTGAAttagtgaaaaatgaaaaagaaaatgcagtggTTTTCCACGAAAATGATAAAAAGGTTACTTTTACTAACTTAGACATAAATGAAAGTAGAAGATCTGATGAGAGCTTTCCCATAGCTAAGCAGGACAGCTTTTCTAATTTCATAGGCTTTACTTCAGCtggaggtaaaaaaataaatatttcaaaagcagctttgagTAGGTCTGCAGAGCTCTTCAGAGACTTGGATGACGATAACTATTTGTTCAAATCTTCTGAAACTGGTACAGGATGTCGCAATTCAAAAGGATCTATGTCTTCTAACAGTCATTTTTCGAGATACCtgacaaaagaaagcaaagaaagaactGCTCATGtttcagatttcaaaagcaATAATGCTGTTTCCCACACAGGTTCCATTTCCTACCatgcacagaataaaaatgatgaaaatacTAGTACAGCATTcaaggaaaatatggaaaacaaggcaaaaataTCAGCAAATAATACTGAAAATGTTAGCTTCAGTAGTATTAACAATATCAACAGCCTGTTAGCCACTAAAAATCATAAGCAGAATTATAAAACTTCCAAACAAATTTTAACTCGAGGAGATGATGAAGGCAATTTGCAAGACCACTCATTAGATGTAACATGTCTAGAAGATGCTGTTACAATTGTAGAAGAACACAGTTTAAATACGTCATATGAAATGGAAAACCAGTCTCCTAAGCAGAAAGGAGAAgacagaaaggaagatgaatgtTTGTCACCAAAACTCCTGGCTCCTGGTGGTGATATATCCATTCCTGATGCAGCTTTGGATCATTCTCTGCCCTTGTTCAGTGTACAGTGCGGAGAAGGAGATGTAAATGTTTTAGAGAACGctgataaattaaaaacaaattgtaAAAATATGGCAGAAGACACCACTCACGATAAGGACCTGCTAGTGaatgaaagaagaataaaaatcagttcTTACCATCATTATCAAATACCTCTTGAACAAGAGGTAAACGTGGGGGAAAATGAAGTGGAAGGAAGTTATCTGACTGGTTTTCATACTGCTAGTGGCAAGAAAATAGCAATTGCTGATGGATTTTTGGCTAAAGCGGAACAGTTTTTTGCAGATGTTGATGTAGGAAAGGAACATAATGACAATTTTGAGAATCTCATCAAGAAAAGGGAATGTGGCAAGAACTGTGTTAAAGACTGCGATTTATGTATTGAAAACGTTGCTCAGTGTGACTCAGAAAAACtcaattttaatgaaaagcttGTTGCTGAAGAGCTTGGAGATCAGTTTAATCAGGCAATAGAGAGCAGTCCTATTAAACATGCTGCAACTCTTGATCCTGCTGAAGGAGATACATTTGTTGATCTAGGTGAAGCTTGTGAAGGGAGTTTGGTAACTTCACATGCGCATAAGAAAGCTGATGTCAGACCTGGAAAGCCAGAATTGGAATCCCTTAAAGGACAGGAAAGTGATGCTCATTTGTCTGAAGATGGAAAATTCCTGGCAGAGAAAAAGTTGGACTGCTCACCAAGAAAAAGGGATGATTCAGGAAATATAGAGGATTTTCCTGTGcactctgcagcttctctgcattTAATAAACGTACCACATGACCTTGAAGACAACTGTGTGCCTAGAGAtacaaaaaatactttatttgtTGAGGAGGGCAACAATAAAGCTGATCAGTCACTCCTTTTAGAtgcaaaaagctgcttttacaTGAATGATGACAGTAAGGAATTCAACTTAGAACATTTAAATGAACCTGCTGCTGATAAAAATTGCTTCACAGACACCATAGCCAGTACTTGCCAAAATCAGTCACAAGTCAGTCTTTTTGATGAGGAAACTAGTTTTAACAGGTTAAAAGAAACAACACTTAGGGCTGCAAAGCAAAGGGGTGATCTGAAACAAACCATGTTTAGCACAGCAAAAGGGAAAGCTGTATCTGTTTCAGAAAGTGCATTAGCAAGTGTCAGACAAATGTTTCAAGACTGCAGTGAGGCTGTGCAATATGAAATTGAGCCTAACTCAAGAAAGAATCAAACAGAAATTGCTAGAAATTCATCTGTAGTCCTTCACACTGAGTGTCCTAATTCTGctcaatttttaaatgctgcaaCAAGTGAAGAGATTAATTCAGCCACATCCCAATTTATTGAAGTAAATGCAAGTACTGATGAAGACAGTTACCAAGAAAGAAACACATCTGTAGATGCAAAGTCTGCTTCAAATTCGCAGAAGCAATCCTTTGAGCAGAATATTAAACTTTTAGGGCACTTTGTTCCAAATAAGCAGATAAAGCCATCAGATGCTTCTACAAgcaattttggattttttagtaCAGCAGGTGGAAAGCCTGTACAGCTTTCAGAAGAGTCACTCAGGAAAGCTAGACAGCTCTTTTCTGAAATGGAAGGTAATCATTCACCACATGTACAAGAAGCATTTTTAGTTGAAGAAGATGTTGAAAAGTCTAAAATGCACACTGAAGTACTTCCTAGGAAAATGCAGGTAGTGTCAtcaaaaggggaagaaaatacCAGCCCCGAATTGATTTCAGATTCTGCTTTTGGCTTCAGCACTGCTAGTGGAAAGCAGGTAAAAGTTTCTAAAGATGCCTATCAAAAAGCAAAGGCAATTTTAGAAGAATCTGATTACTTTTTGAGTAGTGGGCTTTGTACTACAGATCAGCTTAGTTCAATTAAAGACAGTGGTGAATGTGTAAAATCTTCAACAGATAAGGTGATCTCAGaattcaaaactgaaaaaagctGCAATCAAGACTCTGACTTTAAAAACATCTGCCCTCAGGaaacaaagtattttccaaGCACTCACCATGTCAAAATGCCTAAGCCCACACCATAcaatcagaaaaacaaacagttggcatcatttaaaaataactttcagcAAGAGCAAACTGAATCTTTTGGAAAAGGCCAGCTGAATCTGTGGTTAAAACCAGAGTCTGAAGCAATTTCATGCAGTGCTACTGCTAAAGCAGAAATTAATACTAATCTCCAAAGTCCAAAAAATTACTTGGAAGTAGAGGCTGAAGAAAGTGCAAGAGCTTTTATGGAAGACAGTTTTTCCAGTTCTGGAGTGCAAATTAATGCTGCACAGACCTTCAGTGGCAGACTGGATAAAAACTTCCAAAAGAAGACCTTTGGGAAGAGGCACTTTGAAGAAAACAACTCACTTG GTGAACCTCCAATTAAGAGGCAGCTTCTGCTTGAATTTAACAGAACAAAGAATTCCCCCAGGTCTTTGAAAGCTTCAAAAAGCACCCCTGATG GCATTttcaaagacagaagaaaatttatGTACCATGTGCCTTTAAAACCCATAACTTGTCAGCCTTTTGG GTCAACTAAAGAACGACACGAAGTCAAGAATCCTACCCTTACCCTGCCAGATCAAGACTTCAGAGGattccaatctaaacctgccaTTTTTCAGCACTGTGCTCTCAGGCACTCTTCAGACAGTGCTACAGGGGTTTCCACTCCCTGTAAGGCCTTGGCAAAAGACagtgaagaaacaaaaagtttgTACAAAACTGGCAAAACTGCTAAAACTTTTATTCCACCCTTCAAAACCAAGCTGACATTTTCTGCGTGCgaacaaggcagcagcagcagcagatgtgacTCACCCATCAGCAAAAGTATGACCAAAGAGATGGAACTAAATCAGATCAGAGCTGAACAAAATACTGCTGGCCCTCAAGATCAACAGCCTTGTATCCAGCATGCAGCAGACACTGACCTAGGAAATGGCAATTTAG ctATGGCCAGGATGGTGACAAATCTCCGCTGTGCCAGAGATCTGCAGGAAatgagaattaaaaagaaatgtaggCAAAATATTCATTCACAGCCAGGCACTCTTTATGTCATTAAAACATCTGCAAGCAGTAGAATCCCTCTGAAAACTGCAGTGGAAGAGAAATCTCCTAACTTTTATTCTACAGAAGAG ctgtacaCATACGGTGTTTCTAAACAGTGTGTACAAGTTAACAGCACAAATGCAGAATCTTTCCAGTTTCTCATCAAAGACTTTTTCAGTAATGAGTATTTATTAGCTGGAAATGGAATGCAGCTTGCTGATGGAGGATGGCTAATACCTACAGAtgagggaaaagctgggaaaaaggAGTTTTACAG agccctctgtgACACTCCTGGCGTGGATCCCAACCTAATCACAGAGGCCTGGGTTTACAATCACTACAGATGGATTGTATGGAAATTGGCAGCCATGGAAGTGTCTTTCCCACATGAATTTGCTAACAGATGTTTGACACCAGAAATGGTCCTGTTGCAGTTGAAATATAG GTATGATTTGGAAGTTGATAAAAGTAAACGATCAGCGAtcaaaaaaataatggaaagagATGATGCAGCAGGTAAAACACTTGTACTGTGCATTTCCAAAATCATATCACTGAACACAGTTGTATCTCCTAGCAGTAGCAATAAGAACATGGAAagtaaaaaagcagcagctttaatTGAAGTTACTGATGGCTGGTATGGGATCAGAGCTCTTCTGGATCCACCTCTCAAAGCTTTCTTAGATAGAAGAAGGCTGACTGTTGGTCAGAAGATCATAGTGCATGGAGCAGAACTTGTTGGTCCTCAAAATGGATGTACACCATTGGAAGCCCCAGATTCCCTTATGTTaaag ATCTCAGCAAACAGCACTCGCCGTGTGCGATGGCACACCAAGCTGGGATTCCATCGGGATCCCAGACCTTTCCCTGTGCCTTTGGCATCACTTTACAGTGAGGGCGGTGCAGTGGGCTGTATTGATGTGGTTATTCAAAGAACCTACCCTATTCAG tggatGGAAAAGACGTCAGCTGGTTCTTACATTTTTCGTAACAGCCGAGCTGAAGAAAGGGAAGCTGCCAAGCACGCAGAGGATCAGCAAAAGAAACTGGAAGCTCTGTTTGCAAAAATCCAAGCAGAATATGAAAAGCATGAAG CAGAGAGAACCAGTAGAACACCAAGATCACGGATCGTCACAAGACAGCAAATCCATAATTTGCAAGATGGTGCAGAACTTTATGAAGCAATTCAGAGTGCATCTGATCCTGGTTATATGGAG GGATATCTCAGTGATGACCAATTAAAAGCCTTGAAGGCTTACAGGCAGCTGATGAAtgacaaaaaacaaactcaGATGCAGGAACAATTCAAGAAGGCTTTAGAGTCAGCAGAACAGGAAGCAAATGGTTGTTACAAAAGGGACGTGTCTGCAGTATGGAGATTATATGTGGTAGACtacagaaagcaagaaaaacataaaG GAGCAGTGCTGAGTGTCTGGCGCCCGCTGCCCGATGTGTGTTCCTTGCTGAAGGAAGGTGCTCGCTACAGGATCTTCCAGCTGTcagcatcccagcccagggggaGGGCAGACTCCACCAATGTCCAGTTAACAGCCACCAAGAAAACTCAGTACCTACAGCTAGCA GTATCACAGGAGATGCTGGTACagattttctttccaagaaaGGCTCTAGAATTCACCAGTTTGTTGGATCCTTCTTTTCAGCCACCATGTGCTGAAGTGGATTTAGTCGGTGTTGTAATTTCTGTTAGCAGAACAG gTTTCACTACTGTGGTATATTTGTCTGATGAAAGCTATAATTTAGTGGCAGTAAAGATCTGGACAGATCTCAGACACTTGGCTATTGAAGATGTAGTTGTCCGCTGCTCACTCATTTCTGCAAGCAACCTTCAGTGGCAGTCTGAATTCAAATCAGAAATTCCCGTGCTGTTGGCTGGAGATCTTTCTTTATTCTCAGCCAGTCCAAAGGAATGCTATCTTCAAGAGAAGGTTAATGAACTGAGAAGTGTGATAGAG AATGTGCCCTCCTTTTGCTCTGATGCAGAAAGTAAACTGATGAATTTGCTAGGAAGAAATCTCTTGCTGACACCCAGTTTACCTAAAAGATGTGGTTTGGAAAgcccctctccttcctgcagccgTGCAGAGGATAGAAGTTTG ATCTCTTCTAGAATTGAAATGAAGCATCCAAGCCCTTTGTCAACTAGCACACCAAATATGGAACTTGTCACACCAGCGTCAGCAAAAACACCTTCACCTGCTACAATTAAGGAAAACTAtctcaaaaccagcaaaaagagaaaagctatGGACTTCCTCAGCTGCATACCTGCCCCTCCACCACTGACACCAATATGTTCAGTAATTTCTCCATCTGTTAAAAGAGCATTTCAGCCTCCACGAAGTTTGGGTTTACAGCATGGCAAGTCACGTAAAGGGACAGATCAGAATATTGGCCTTGTCACCCCTTGCAGAAAAGTGAGAGAAACTGTTCATCTTCCTGAGAATGACCTGGTTGCTGATGAAGAACTGGCAATGATTAATACACAAGCACTCATGAATAATTTaccagaagaaaagaagatggATTCTGTAAATGAAAACAGGAATGCAACTGCTACTACTTTATCTGATGATCTTTCATCCAGAAATAGTTCCAGGTGTACTGGGGAAGCAAATAACTCATCAAAAGCAGTTCTGAAGTAG